A window of Bacteroidota bacterium contains these coding sequences:
- the rfbA gene encoding glucose-1-phosphate thymidylyltransferase RfbA: protein MKGIILAGGSGTRLHPLTLAMSKQLMPVYDKPMIYYPLSVLMMAGIKDILIISTPHDLPHFKKLLGDGANLGCNFEYAEQAIPNGLAQAFVIGEKFIGNDSVALVLGDNIFYGTGIEGLLKSCNNPDGGVVFAYHVSDPERYGVVEFDKDNNAISIEEKPAQPKSNYAVPGLYFYDNKVVQISKDLKPSPRGEYEITDVNKEYLKQGKLKVGILSRGTAWLDTGTFASLMQAGQYVQVIEERQGLKIGCIEEVAWRMGFIDDEQLKAAAAPLVKSGYGSYLLGLLK from the coding sequence ATGAAAGGAATTATACTAGCAGGAGGAAGCGGCACACGCTTGCACCCACTTACATTGGCCATGAGCAAACAGTTGATGCCGGTATATGATAAGCCGATGATATACTATCCTTTGAGTGTGTTGATGATGGCTGGCATAAAAGATATATTAATTATTTCGACGCCACACGATTTGCCACATTTCAAAAAACTTTTGGGTGATGGTGCGAATTTGGGTTGCAATTTCGAATATGCCGAGCAAGCCATTCCAAACGGACTTGCACAAGCATTTGTAATAGGTGAAAAATTTATTGGTAATGATTCTGTTGCATTGGTATTGGGCGATAATATATTTTATGGAACGGGTATAGAAGGCTTATTAAAAAGTTGTAATAATCCCGATGGTGGTGTGGTGTTTGCGTACCATGTGAGCGATCCCGAACGCTATGGTGTAGTTGAGTTTGACAAAGATAACAATGCGATTTCTATCGAAGAAAAACCTGCACAACCCAAATCAAATTATGCAGTTCCGGGTCTATACTTTTATGATAATAAGGTGGTGCAAATTTCAAAAGATTTGAAACCATCTCCACGTGGAGAATACGAAATTACCGATGTAAATAAAGAATATTTAAAGCAAGGAAAATTAAAAGTAGGTATATTAAGTCGTGGCACTGCTTGGTTGGATACAGGAACTTTTGCCAGCCTCATGCAGGCAGGACAATATGTGCAAGTAATAGAAGAAAGACAAGGTTTGAAAATTGGATGTATTGAGGAAGTTGCTTGGCGTATGGGCTTTATCGATGATGAGCAACTAAAGGCTGCTGCAGCACCTTTAGTAAAAAGTGGATATGGAAGCTATTTATTAGGCTTGCTCAAATAA
- the arsC gene encoding arsenate reductase (glutaredoxin) (This arsenate reductase requires both glutathione and glutaredoxin to convert arsenate to arsenite, after which the efflux transporter formed by ArsA and ArsB can extrude the arsenite from the cell, providing resistance.) encodes MEKITVYHNPRCSKSRGACTVLNENKLEFETVEYIKKPPTKTKLKSLLKMLGMKPIDLIRKDEDAFKKYKNIKLTDEKLIELMIANPILIERPIVVVGKKAVIARPPELILELL; translated from the coding sequence ATGGAAAAAATTACGGTGTATCATAATCCGCGTTGCAGCAAAAGTCGTGGAGCTTGCACCGTGCTTAATGAAAATAAATTAGAATTTGAAACAGTAGAATATATAAAGAAACCTCCTACCAAAACCAAACTCAAATCCTTATTAAAAATGTTGGGAATGAAACCTATTGACCTCATTCGAAAGGATGAAGATGCATTCAAAAAATATAAAAATATAAAGCTTACGGATGAGAAGCTAATAGAGCTGATGATAGCAAATCCTATCCTAATAGAAAGACCAATTGTGGTTGTAGGAAAAAAAGCTGTTATTGCAAGACCCCCAGAATTAATTTTGGAATTATTATAA
- a CDS encoding DUF2795 domain-containing protein, whose product MYWTLELASYLDDAPWPATKDELIDYAIRSGAPLEAIENLQELEDDGEPFESMEEVWPDYPSDDDYFYNADEL is encoded by the coding sequence ATGTATTGGACACTCGAGTTAGCATCATATCTGGACGACGCACCATGGCCAGCAACAAAAGACGAATTAATTGACTACGCCATTCGCAGCGGAGCACCATTGGAAGCAATTGAAAATTTGCAAGAACTGGAAGATGATGGGGAACCTTTTGAAAGTATGGAAGAAGTGTGGCCCGATTACCCGTCGGACGATGATTACTTCTATAATGCCGACGAACTATAA